The following are encoded in a window of Falco peregrinus isolate bFalPer1 unplaced genomic scaffold, bFalPer1.pri scaffold_51, whole genome shotgun sequence genomic DNA:
- the LOC129783556 gene encoding olfactory receptor 14J1-like, producing LHYGTLLGSRACVHMAAAAWASGFLCAALHTANTLSLPLCHGNALGQVFCEIPQILKLSCSHTYLREVGLIVAGASLCFGCFVFIVLSYAQIFRAVLRIPSEQGRHKAFSTCLPHLAVVSLFVSTGTFAYLKSPSISSPSLDLVVAVLYSEVPPAVRDTKELTQLQLIDKERES from the exons ctgcactacgggaccctgctgggcagcagagcttgtgtccacatggcagcagctgcctgggccagtgggtttctctgtgctgcgctgcacacggccaatacactgtcactgccgctctgccacggcaatgccctgggacaggtcttctgtgaaatcccacagatcctcaagctctcctgctcacacacctacctcagggaagtggggcttatTGTGGCTGGTGCCTCTTTATgctttgggtgttttgttttcattgtgctGTCCTATGCtcagatcttcagggctgtgctgaggatcccctctgagcagggacggcacaaagccttttccacgtgcctccctcacctggccgtggtctCCCTCTTTGTCAGCACTGGCACATTTGCCTACCTGAAGtccccctccatctcctccccatccctggacctggtggtggCAGTTCTGTACTCGGAagtgcctccagca GTCCGTGATACCAAAGAGCTCACTCAGCTGCAGCTCATTGATAAGGAGAGGGAGAGCTAA